In Streptomyces liangshanensis, the DNA window GGAGGCCGTGCCGGCCGACGAGCCGGTGCTGCACGTGAGCTGGTACGAGGCCGACGCGTACGCCCGCTGGGCGGGGCGGCGGCTGCCCAGCGAGGAGGAGTGGGAGAAGGCCGCCCGGCACGACCCGGCGACCGGCCGGACCCTGCGCTACCCGTGGGGCGACGGCGAACCCACCGCCGAGCACGCCAACCTGGGTCAGCGCCACCTCCAGCCCGCCCCCGTGGGGAGCTACCCCAAGGGCGCCTCGCCGCTGGGTGTCCAGCAGCTGATCGGGGACGTGTGGGAGTGGACGTCGAGCGACTTCCTGCCGTACCCGGGCTTTGTCGCCTTCCCGTACCGCGAGTACTCCGAGGTGTTCTTCGGCAGTGAGCACAAGGTGCTGCGCGGCGGTTCGTTCGCGGTGGACGCGGTGGCCTGCCGGGGTACGTTCCGCAACTGGGACCTCCCGGTCCGCCGGCAGATCTTCTCGGGGTTCCGTACGGCCAGGGACGTCTGATGTGCCGTCATGTGGCCTATCTGGGGCCGCCGGTGGCGCTCGGCGACCTGCTGATCGCACCGCCCCACGCCTTGTACCGGCAGTCGTGGGCGCCGCGCAGGCAGCGCAACGGGACCGTCAACGCGGACGGTTTCGGGGTGGGTTGGTACGCCGAGGGCGACCCGGTCCCGGCGCGCTACCGGCGGGCGGTGCCCATCTGGTCGGACCTCGGGCTGACGGACCTGGCGCGGGTGGTCAGGAGCGGCGCGCTGCTCGCGGCCGTCCGGGACGCCACCCTGCCCGGCGCGGACGGCGAGGCGGCCGCGGCGCCCTTCGCCGCGGACCGCTGGCTGTTCAGTCACAACGGCGCCGTCGGGGGGTGGCCCGCGTCCCTGGCGGACGTGGCCCGGGCGCTGCCCGCCGAGGAGTTGCTGTCGCTCCCGGCGCAGACCGACTCCGCACTGGTGTGGGCGCTGCTGCTGCACCGGTTGCGGACCGGGGACGAGATCGGCCAGGCGCTGGCCGACACCGTCCTCGACGTGGCGAAGGCCGCCCCGGCGTCCCGGCTGAACCTGCTGGCGACGGACGGGGAGCACATCGCCGCGACGGCCTGGGGGGACTCGCTCTGGTTCCGGGCCGAACCGGGCCACCACGTCGTGGTGGCCTCGGAGCCGTACGACGACGATCCGCGCTGGCGCGAGGTCCCCGACCGCACCCTGGTCGTGGCCACCCGCGCCGACGTGTCGCTCACCCCCCTCAAGGAGCCACTCCCGTGAGCCCGTTCCTGCTGACCCGCACCCTGCCCGAGGACGCCACCGACGCCGCGCTGCGCGCCGACGTGCTCCAGGGGCTGACCCGTACGCCCAAGGTGTTGCCGCCCAAGTGGTTCTACGACGCCCGGGGCAGTGACCTGTTCGAGGAGATCACCCGGCTCCCCGAGTACTACCCGACCCGGGCCGAGCGGGAGATCCTGATCGCCCGCTCGGCGGAGATCGCGGAGGTGACCGGCGCCCGCACGGTGATCGAGCTGGGGTCCGGGTCCTCCGTGAAGACC includes these proteins:
- the egtC gene encoding ergothioneine biosynthesis protein EgtC; the protein is MCRHVAYLGPPVALGDLLIAPPHALYRQSWAPRRQRNGTVNADGFGVGWYAEGDPVPARYRRAVPIWSDLGLTDLARVVRSGALLAAVRDATLPGADGEAAAAPFAADRWLFSHNGAVGGWPASLADVARALPAEELLSLPAQTDSALVWALLLHRLRTGDEIGQALADTVLDVAKAAPASRLNLLATDGEHIAATAWGDSLWFRAEPGHHVVVASEPYDDDPRWREVPDRTLVVATRADVSLTPLKEPLP